Proteins from one Paraburkholderia phymatum STM815 genomic window:
- the parS gene encoding type II RES/Xre toxin-antitoxin system antitoxin yields MTKVTDMTPLQAHDIVTHGLPVVLAREMMDAYEVIAREALLQAIGVSERTLQRGRDEDRLLDSNATDRLIRLASITEQAIDVLGSKDAAEHWLSTPAIGLDQRRPIDLLQSSEGAELVKTLLIRMDYGVYS; encoded by the coding sequence ATGACGAAGGTCACCGATATGACGCCGTTGCAGGCACATGACATTGTGACGCACGGCTTGCCGGTTGTCCTTGCGCGGGAAATGATGGACGCGTACGAAGTCATCGCGCGTGAAGCGCTGCTTCAGGCGATCGGTGTGAGTGAACGCACTCTGCAGCGCGGCAGGGATGAAGACCGCCTGCTTGATAGCAACGCGACCGATCGCCTTATCCGGCTCGCGTCAATCACGGAACAGGCAATCGACGTTCTGGGATCGAAGGATGCCGCGGAGCACTGGCTTTCCACGCCCGCCATTGGACTGGACCAGCGCCGACCAATCGATCTGCTGCAAAGCTCGGAAGGTGCAGAACTCGTAAAAACGCTGCTCATCCGGATGGATTATGGGGTGTACTCTTGA
- a CDS encoding YecA/YgfB family protein, which translates to MNLDPEFDDPLTDEEFGVLERFLSSDAVCDDAMDAVMLHGFLTAVISGPNMVMPGAVLPWIWDARHATRQPRFLSAGRARKITGLIIQYWNDINNALNHCPDLFGPPLHTTKWQGEEILVLDEWCEGYCKGIDIDREAWELLIERHPEWFNVILLFGTASGYQALGQRDYTVEQRRSFANLLTAAALNIHRYWGEERRKLMEQGERPNMIPAVSKPKDRTGKHAGRSDLDAQDGTESEDLFLVDSLGRTTEDAFHPLALSPLSTRVTREGTSVDVHVYRAGNDSRDGWLLEVIDSHGTSTVWDDPFPTDGAALAEALNTISSHGIASVTAEHVTKH; encoded by the coding sequence ATGAATCTCGATCCCGAATTCGACGATCCGCTGACTGATGAAGAGTTTGGTGTGCTGGAACGCTTTCTTTCGAGCGATGCCGTTTGCGACGATGCGATGGATGCCGTCATGTTGCACGGCTTTCTGACCGCCGTCATCTCCGGACCGAACATGGTCATGCCGGGCGCGGTGCTTCCGTGGATCTGGGATGCGCGGCACGCAACACGTCAGCCCAGATTTTTATCAGCCGGTCGGGCACGCAAGATTACCGGACTGATCATTCAATACTGGAACGACATCAACAACGCCCTGAATCACTGTCCCGATCTGTTCGGACCTCCGCTGCACACGACCAAGTGGCAGGGTGAAGAGATTCTCGTGCTCGACGAGTGGTGCGAGGGCTATTGCAAAGGCATCGACATCGATCGGGAGGCCTGGGAGCTGCTGATCGAACGACACCCCGAGTGGTTCAATGTCATCCTGCTGTTTGGAACAGCCTCCGGATACCAGGCACTGGGGCAGCGGGATTACACCGTCGAGCAACGTCGGTCATTCGCAAACCTGCTCACGGCCGCAGCGCTCAATATCCATCGATACTGGGGTGAGGAGCGCAGAAAACTGATGGAACAGGGCGAGCGGCCGAACATGATCCCAGCGGTTTCAAAGCCGAAAGACAGGACGGGCAAGCATGCCGGACGCAGCGATCTGGATGCGCAAGACGGGACCGAGTCCGAAGACCTGTTCCTTGTCGATTCGCTCGGCCGGACGACGGAAGACGCGTTTCACCCGCTTGCATTGTCCCCGCTGTCTACGCGCGTCACTCGCGAAGGCACGTCTGTCGATGTGCACGTCTATCGGGCCGGAAACGACAGCCGCGATGGCTGGCTTCTGGAAGTCATCGACTCGCACGGAACATCAACAGTCTGGGACGACCCGTTTCCGACCGACGGAGCCGCGCTGGCAGAAGCGTTGAACACGATCAGCTCGCATGGCATTGCATCGGTAACGGCAGAGCACGTGACGAAGCACTGA
- a CDS encoding DUF1488 family protein: MALSFSNPSRSYDGTRHGVWFWGYDKAREITFFVEDGVLKNFDSALGSDEAEVLASFDRHRNEILKVAMSLYADGPQTLYTLH, encoded by the coding sequence TCCAACCCCAGCCGCAGCTATGATGGGACCAGGCATGGCGTGTGGTTCTGGGGTTACGACAAGGCACGCGAGATTACCTTCTTTGTGGAAGACGGCGTACTGAAGAATTTCGACTCCGCTCTCGGTTCTGATGAAGCCGAAGTGCTGGCCTCCTTCGACCGGCATCGCAATGAGATCCTGAAGGTCGCCATGTCCCTCTATGCGGACGGACCGCAAACTCTCTACACGCTGCACTAA
- a CDS encoding HU family DNA-binding protein, which produces MAKTATKTAIKTAKAAATKAAPKAAKTAPAKAANGTAKKLAAGTPVKETFTKSALANHVAQAANVEPKAAKAILAALEDTILGSVHKKGAGEFTLSGLLKITVQQVPAKKKRFGKDPFTGEERWFDAKPATVRIKARALKKLKDAAA; this is translated from the coding sequence ATGGCAAAGACTGCAACGAAGACAGCAATCAAGACCGCAAAGGCGGCCGCAACGAAAGCGGCACCCAAAGCTGCCAAGACAGCACCGGCAAAGGCTGCGAACGGTACGGCGAAGAAGCTGGCGGCTGGCACGCCTGTGAAAGAAACGTTCACAAAGTCTGCGCTTGCCAATCACGTTGCGCAAGCGGCCAACGTTGAGCCCAAAGCTGCGAAGGCGATACTCGCGGCGCTGGAAGACACCATTCTCGGCTCGGTTCACAAGAAAGGGGCTGGTGAATTCACGCTGTCGGGCCTGCTGAAGATCACCGTTCAGCAAGTGCCGGCGAAGAAGAAGCGCTTCGGCAAGGATCCATTCACCGGCGAGGAGCGCTGGTTCGATGCGAAACCTGCCACGGTACGCATCAAGGCGCGTGCGCTGAAAAAACTAAAAGACGCAGCCGCCTGA
- a CDS encoding cold-shock protein, which yields MATGTVKWFNDAKGFGFITPDDGGEDLFAHFSEIKTEGFKSLQENQKVSFDVKMGPKGKQAANIKPV from the coding sequence ATGGCAACTGGTACAGTGAAATGGTTTAACGATGCGAAGGGCTTTGGTTTCATCACTCCGGACGACGGCGGGGAAGACCTGTTCGCCCACTTCTCGGAAATCAAGACTGAAGGCTTCAAGTCATTGCAGGAAAACCAAAAAGTAAGCTTCGACGTGAAGATGGGACCGAAGGGCAAGCAGGCTGCAAATATCAAGCCTGTGTAA
- a CDS encoding tyrosine-type recombinase/integrase: protein MNADLWRTGPETAYAEWQHAEATGADRRAFAERSIVQHRAMFARFHRYLTSHSVAVTEFGTDHIDGFFADLNRDCAPGTSTRLRYLKLLDRLSRHLSMLGLRTDNPAASLLPQEHWPEDEPVPVFLWPDEDARLQELCRVVDFESFKEMRNRAIVAALLGTGITAAELTALTVGDLEVGTRPSVFVKKRGPRIARRVPIDAFGVELLRAYAKAREGQAVNDGLLFMATASGKSMKPGTLGQCVQAALRLVGATADDESPRLLRNTYGRRHLLEGKTNEQVSNLLGLSSRRTATRLRETILDPGDDDDRTADTA from the coding sequence ATGAATGCAGACCTGTGGCGGACCGGTCCCGAAACAGCCTACGCTGAATGGCAGCATGCAGAAGCCACCGGTGCGGACAGGCGGGCGTTTGCCGAGCGCTCCATCGTTCAGCACCGCGCGATGTTTGCCCGCTTCCATCGCTATCTGACAAGCCACAGCGTCGCGGTGACGGAGTTCGGCACTGACCATATCGACGGCTTTTTCGCCGATCTGAATCGCGACTGCGCGCCGGGAACATCGACGCGCCTGCGCTACCTCAAACTGCTCGACCGACTCTCGCGCCACCTCTCTATGCTCGGCCTGCGCACCGACAACCCGGCCGCAAGCCTGCTTCCGCAAGAACACTGGCCGGAGGACGAGCCGGTGCCGGTTTTCCTGTGGCCGGATGAGGATGCGCGATTGCAGGAGCTTTGCCGCGTAGTGGACTTCGAGTCGTTCAAGGAGATGCGCAACCGTGCAATCGTCGCGGCCCTGCTTGGCACCGGCATCACTGCCGCTGAACTGACCGCGCTCACCGTTGGCGATCTTGAGGTAGGCACGCGACCCAGCGTGTTCGTCAAAAAACGCGGGCCACGTATCGCGCGCCGCGTGCCCATTGACGCGTTCGGAGTTGAGCTGCTGCGCGCCTACGCTAAGGCGCGTGAGGGACAGGCCGTCAACGATGGTCTGTTGTTCATGGCGACGGCGAGCGGGAAGTCGATGAAGCCAGGCACCCTCGGACAGTGTGTGCAGGCAGCACTGCGACTCGTCGGCGCGACGGCCGACGACGAGAGCCCCCGACTGCTACGCAACACGTATGGACGCAGGCACCTGCTGGAAGGGAAGACCAACGAACAGGTGAGCAACCTGTTGGGCCTGTCGAGCCGCAGGACGGCCACGCGGTTACGGGAAACCATCCTTGACCCCGGCGATGACGACGACCGGACGGCCGACACTGCCTAG
- the gspD gene encoding type II secretion system secretin GspD, giving the protein MALLRMATALLLAGLITAHTAYAQVTLNFVNADIDQVAKAIGAATGKTIIVDPRVKGQLNLVSENPVPEDQALKTLQSALRMQGFSLVQDHGVLKVVPEADAKLQGVPTYVGNAPAARGDQVVTQVFQLKNESANNLLPVLRPLISPNNTVAAYPPNNTIVVTDYADNVRRIAQIIAGVDTAAGQQVQVVQLKNANAIDVATQMSKMLDPGSIGNTDATLKVSVQADPRTNSLMLRASNAARLAAAKSLAKQLDAATGQPGNIHVVQLRNADAVRLGKTLRGMLGKGGNESTSSSGGNAANTFNQGNTSSSTGTSGQPPLPGGSLGGSSSSSMGSNPLGGGSNEENQPGGMIQADAATNSLIITASDPVYRNLRSVIDQLDSRRAQVYIEALIVELSATSSANLGIQWQGALLSNGGNNGLYGSSNFNSNGSQGIVNLTAQGAIIANNPAAALATTGTNLLNNGLNVGLLHRFGNVFGLGGLLQALSQSSDANILSTPNLITLDNEEAKIVVGSNVPVVTGSYATPTANAATSVTAFNTFDRQDVGIVLHVKPQITDGGIIKLQIYSEDSSVDPTSTNNPGGVTIIKRSVQSTVLSDDGEIIVLGGLMQDNYSNGNSKVPLLGDVPWIGQLFRSEEKSRTKTNLMVFLRPVIINDWDTAQAVTSNRYDYIQGVQGAYHQDNNLMKDNDDPMVPPKPVGPSQGGSTLNLFDLDQMRRN; this is encoded by the coding sequence ATGGCTTTACTTCGCATGGCAACGGCGTTGCTGCTGGCTGGACTGATCACCGCGCACACTGCATACGCACAGGTGACGCTCAATTTCGTCAACGCCGACATCGACCAGGTCGCCAAGGCGATTGGCGCGGCGACGGGCAAGACGATCATCGTCGACCCGCGCGTGAAAGGGCAGCTGAATCTCGTCTCCGAGAACCCGGTTCCGGAGGACCAGGCGTTGAAGACCTTGCAGTCCGCGTTGCGGATGCAGGGCTTTTCGCTGGTGCAGGATCACGGCGTGCTTAAGGTCGTGCCCGAAGCGGACGCGAAACTGCAAGGCGTGCCGACTTACGTCGGCAATGCGCCCGCGGCGCGCGGCGATCAGGTCGTCACGCAGGTCTTTCAGCTGAAGAACGAATCGGCGAACAACCTGCTGCCCGTGCTGCGTCCGCTCATCTCGCCGAACAACACGGTTGCGGCCTATCCGCCGAACAACACGATCGTTGTCACCGACTACGCTGATAACGTGCGCCGCATCGCGCAGATCATCGCGGGCGTCGATACGGCGGCCGGCCAGCAGGTGCAGGTCGTCCAGCTGAAGAACGCGAACGCGATCGACGTCGCGACGCAGATGTCGAAGATGCTCGACCCCGGCTCGATCGGCAATACGGACGCGACGCTGAAAGTCTCCGTGCAGGCCGATCCGCGCACGAATTCGCTGATGCTGCGTGCGTCGAACGCAGCGCGCCTCGCGGCGGCGAAGTCGCTTGCGAAGCAACTGGATGCTGCAACGGGGCAGCCCGGCAACATCCACGTCGTGCAGCTGCGCAACGCGGACGCCGTGCGCCTCGGGAAGACGCTGCGCGGCATGCTCGGCAAGGGCGGCAACGAATCGACGTCGTCGAGCGGCGGCAACGCAGCGAACACGTTCAACCAGGGCAACACGAGCTCGTCGACGGGCACGTCGGGCCAGCCTCCGCTGCCGGGCGGCTCGCTCGGCGGTTCGTCGTCCTCGTCGATGGGCAGCAATCCGCTCGGCGGCGGCAGCAACGAAGAGAACCAGCCCGGCGGCATGATCCAGGCCGATGCGGCGACGAACTCGCTGATCATCACCGCGTCCGACCCCGTCTACCGCAATCTTCGCAGCGTGATCGACCAGCTCGACTCGCGTCGCGCGCAGGTGTATATCGAGGCGCTGATCGTCGAACTGTCGGCGACGTCGAGCGCGAATCTCGGCATCCAGTGGCAGGGCGCGCTGCTGTCGAACGGCGGCAACAACGGTCTTTACGGCAGTTCGAACTTCAATTCGAACGGCAGCCAGGGCATCGTGAACCTGACCGCGCAGGGCGCGATCATCGCGAACAACCCGGCCGCGGCGCTCGCGACGACGGGCACGAACCTGCTGAACAACGGCCTGAACGTCGGCCTGCTGCACCGCTTCGGCAATGTGTTCGGTCTGGGCGGCCTGCTGCAGGCGCTGTCGCAATCGAGCGATGCGAACATCCTGTCGACGCCTAATCTGATCACGCTCGACAACGAGGAAGCGAAGATCGTCGTCGGCTCGAACGTGCCTGTCGTCACGGGTTCGTACGCGACGCCGACTGCGAACGCCGCGACATCCGTGACCGCGTTCAACACGTTCGACCGTCAGGACGTCGGTATCGTGCTGCACGTGAAGCCGCAGATCACCGACGGCGGCATCATCAAGCTGCAAATCTATTCGGAGGATTCGTCCGTCGATCCGACGTCGACAAACAATCCGGGCGGCGTGACGATCATCAAGCGTTCGGTGCAGTCGACGGTGCTGTCCGACGATGGCGAGATCATCGTGCTCGGCGGCCTGATGCAGGACAACTACTCGAACGGCAACAGCAAGGTGCCGCTGCTTGGCGACGTCCCGTGGATCGGCCAACTGTTCCGTTCGGAGGAGAAGAGCCGCACGAAGACGAATTTGATGGTGTTCCTGCGTCCCGTCATCATCAACGATTGGGATACGGCGCAGGCTGTCACGTCGAACCGCTACGACTATATCCAAGGTGTGCAGGGCGCGTACCATCAGGACAACAACCTGATGAAGGACAACGACGATCCGATGGTGCCGCCGAAGCCGGTCGGCCCGAGTCAGGGCGGTTCGACCCTGAATCTGTTCGATCTCGACCAGATGCGCCGCAACTAG
- a CDS encoding RES family NAD+ phosphorylase: MTPLPTNLGTSTLSVWRLEREKHFPTWFTAEGAFLAGGRWSSPGQRIIYASLDPSTTILEVAVHKGFNVLDSVPHRLLEISIAAVSIEVVRPSDVPNPHWLNPGAVSPNQQKFGDALLASHPFVILPSAVSKHSWNLLINTSTATKYFNLKNDERFALDPRLTSIR, translated from the coding sequence TTGACGCCCTTGCCGACAAACCTCGGCACGAGCACGTTGAGCGTATGGAGACTTGAACGGGAGAAACATTTTCCGACGTGGTTTACGGCCGAGGGTGCGTTCTTGGCGGGTGGCCGATGGTCTTCGCCCGGGCAGAGGATAATCTATGCCTCGTTAGATCCGTCGACCACCATTCTTGAAGTGGCCGTGCATAAGGGCTTCAACGTGCTGGATAGCGTTCCACACAGGCTGCTGGAAATCAGCATCGCCGCCGTGTCCATCGAAGTCGTGCGGCCATCAGATGTGCCTAATCCGCACTGGTTGAATCCAGGCGCTGTCAGTCCGAACCAACAAAAATTTGGAGATGCACTGCTTGCCTCGCATCCCTTTGTGATTCTGCCGAGCGCAGTCAGCAAGCATTCGTGGAATCTACTGATCAACACATCGACGGCGACTAAATATTTTAATCTCAAGAACGATGAACGATTCGCGCTCGATCCCCGCCTGACATCCATCAGATAA
- a CDS encoding H-NS family nucleoid-associated regulatory protein, with protein sequence MATLENLQAKIAKLQAQAAAIAKKDSSAVIAKIRDLMDKHGLTTADIDAHIGGATKRGRKPGAASAAKKAVPMAKYRDPKTGATWTGHGRAPAWIANAKDRSKYLVASGSVAPGSATTKPAKSGNYVRGVQPALYADVKTGATWSGRGRAPAWIAGARDRSKFLIAGMGQAKAEANAVGGKKAAPTKKAAVKKATAKKGAAVAKKAKTTAAPTKTSVVRKAAKKAVARRAPVSPVAGRTALDVASEGSGVTASA encoded by the coding sequence ATGGCCACACTGGAAAACTTGCAGGCAAAGATCGCGAAACTTCAGGCGCAAGCGGCGGCAATTGCCAAAAAGGACTCGTCTGCCGTCATCGCGAAAATCCGCGACTTGATGGATAAGCATGGCCTGACCACTGCCGACATTGATGCGCACATCGGCGGCGCTACAAAGCGTGGTCGCAAGCCGGGCGCCGCGTCTGCGGCAAAGAAAGCGGTTCCGATGGCCAAATACCGAGACCCGAAAACTGGGGCAACCTGGACTGGTCACGGTCGCGCGCCGGCGTGGATTGCCAACGCGAAGGACCGCAGCAAGTATCTGGTTGCCAGCGGTTCCGTCGCGCCCGGTTCTGCCACCACGAAGCCGGCGAAGTCTGGTAACTACGTTCGCGGCGTCCAGCCGGCCCTCTACGCTGACGTCAAGACTGGCGCTACGTGGAGTGGTCGTGGTCGCGCTCCCGCGTGGATTGCGGGTGCCCGGGACCGTAGCAAGTTCTTGATTGCAGGGATGGGACAGGCCAAGGCAGAGGCGAATGCTGTTGGAGGGAAGAAAGCAGCGCCGACGAAAAAAGCGGCCGTGAAGAAAGCCACGGCGAAGAAGGGTGCCGCGGTCGCGAAGAAAGCGAAGACGACTGCTGCCCCGACGAAGACGTCCGTAGTCAGGAAGGCAGCGAAAAAAGCAGTCGCCAGAAGGGCCCCTGTAAGCCCGGTCGCTGGCAGGACTGCGCTCGACGTGGCTTCAGAAGGCAGTGGCGTGACGGCCTCGGCCTGA
- a CDS encoding pectate lyase family protein, with protein sequence MNWRLLMTILIANLLCARGSAHGASSVPDSSAATGSRASQAAITAHPPTNTGGFATATGSDDSAVMVASLADLLAAFNTRQHHILVKGEIYGGPRLTTVTFASTDWNNTTIEGASGGSAVLQNIQLKFDGEMLPAGKNIQNVVIRNITFHGVIRDLQALPAQVYGTSSNAGINYEGVSLRRVTNAWVDHCAFYDTSDDLMSVTLSSDKVTVSYSRFYFTSEWLTMHPDPMWNWAGKNQDLANERLAMLVGANRQDSYAYGGSRLHVTLHHNQFGPNLKGRPLLRGWIHAYDNYFDNGATPTGLTAAGSDETQYNALQIGSGGVVYSENNYFFRTNQSIQIGLDSPDDVYAFHENANRYDQTTGRSVKGEAFSLAPVGYAYRAGTASSILKAVQTFGPR encoded by the coding sequence ATGAACTGGCGGCTACTCATGACAATATTAATCGCAAATCTACTGTGCGCTCGTGGTAGCGCGCATGGTGCGTCTTCTGTGCCAGATTCCTCAGCAGCGACAGGCTCGCGGGCCAGTCAGGCAGCAATCACCGCGCACCCGCCGACGAACACCGGCGGGTTCGCAACGGCGACTGGGTCAGACGATTCCGCCGTCATGGTTGCCAGCCTCGCTGATCTGCTGGCCGCATTTAATACGCGACAGCACCACATCCTTGTCAAGGGCGAAATTTACGGCGGTCCGCGACTGACGACCGTCACCTTCGCGAGCACGGACTGGAACAACACCACGATCGAAGGCGCCAGTGGAGGCAGTGCCGTGCTGCAAAATATCCAGCTCAAATTTGACGGCGAAATGCTGCCGGCAGGCAAGAACATCCAGAATGTCGTGATCAGGAACATCACTTTTCATGGCGTTATCCGGGATCTTCAGGCCCTGCCCGCCCAAGTCTACGGCACATCCAGCAACGCCGGTATCAATTATGAAGGCGTGTCGCTTCGACGGGTCACCAATGCGTGGGTCGATCATTGTGCCTTCTACGATACGAGCGACGACCTAATGAGCGTGACACTGTCATCAGATAAGGTGACGGTTTCCTATAGCCGGTTCTATTTCACCAGCGAATGGCTGACGATGCACCCCGATCCTATGTGGAACTGGGCGGGCAAGAACCAGGACCTGGCCAATGAACGTCTGGCGATGCTGGTAGGCGCAAACAGGCAGGATTCCTATGCATATGGAGGGAGCAGGCTGCATGTCACGTTGCACCACAACCAGTTCGGCCCGAACCTAAAGGGACGTCCGCTGCTGCGGGGCTGGATTCACGCCTACGACAACTATTTCGATAACGGGGCGACACCCACTGGCCTCACGGCTGCTGGCTCAGACGAGACCCAGTACAACGCCCTGCAGATTGGCAGCGGCGGCGTTGTCTATTCGGAAAACAACTATTTTTTCAGGACAAACCAGAGCATTCAGATTGGCCTGGATTCGCCGGACGACGTCTACGCCTTCCATGAGAACGCAAACCGGTACGACCAGACCACCGGCAGATCGGTAAAGGGCGAGGCTTTTTCGCTCGCGCCAGTCGGTTACGCGTATCGGGCCGGGACAGCCTCATCTATTCTCAAAGCCGTGCAGACCTTCGGTCCTCGCTAG
- a CDS encoding alpha/beta fold hydrolase, with translation MLKTARHIGIFGISLIAVGFYGCGGSDGSSRADATPASGDSGVDAALAPYYKQAISWHACSSDTFQDLDSDLLNQLSSRAGCATVKVPLDYDDVSKGSAGIGVLRVNAGKPASRLGAIWMNPGGPGESGLNMPLGVSKLWLLGNSANPVGQKLLQLSDAYDLIGFDPRGVGSSIQLVCNSNATRRFIPFTDRSAAANSAQMIDGREVASACGGTPLTSYINTEYTARDMEVIRVTLGYDKLNYYGTSYGTALGGRYASLFPDRTGRMILDSVVDITLPLAETSPAQAPAFQKILDEIVAPYVAARNDVLGLGSNADDVKKIARSGLAWLTSWLGETMSRSLYAQWQIDDVVADLAVAKGINKVLTANPMISSDALQREIALLHFFPQESEDAEATAQKKAKDAVSTYAAAVSGTTQSVHLDGTDGTYWSVVCNDGALIHPSEKYWTDLGNALAQSAPLIGGMYSDLPCLYWPFSARKPPSFVRAAMLSFLLLQDENDGPTPLSGARATAAVLKNSRLVVQSTTYDHGVAFTRSECVSGYMADYLLQGTLPNEGTMCAGSGLSTSTSTTTINSKRAVGARAEEYRTDMYTDDVEAEKTLQKLRKMIR, from the coding sequence GTGCTGAAGACAGCAAGACACATTGGAATTTTCGGGATTTCTCTGATTGCAGTCGGGTTCTATGGTTGCGGTGGCTCGGACGGTAGCTCACGCGCCGATGCCACGCCCGCGTCGGGTGATTCAGGCGTCGATGCCGCGCTCGCGCCGTACTATAAGCAGGCAATATCTTGGCACGCCTGCAGCTCCGACACTTTTCAGGATCTCGACAGCGACTTGCTGAATCAGCTATCGAGCAGGGCTGGATGTGCAACGGTAAAGGTGCCGCTGGATTACGATGATGTTTCCAAGGGCAGCGCCGGCATTGGCGTCCTGAGAGTGAATGCAGGCAAGCCTGCGAGCCGGCTGGGCGCCATATGGATGAATCCAGGTGGACCAGGTGAGAGCGGGCTGAATATGCCTTTGGGCGTGTCGAAGCTATGGCTTCTTGGAAATTCGGCAAATCCTGTAGGTCAAAAGTTGTTGCAGCTGTCGGATGCCTACGACCTGATCGGATTTGATCCACGAGGTGTGGGCTCCAGTATCCAGTTGGTATGCAACTCTAATGCTACCCGGAGATTTATCCCTTTCACCGACCGTTCTGCCGCCGCAAACAGCGCACAGATGATTGATGGCCGCGAGGTCGCCTCCGCTTGTGGTGGCACGCCTCTGACCTCATACATCAATACCGAATACACGGCCCGAGACATGGAGGTTATACGTGTGACACTGGGATACGACAAGTTGAACTACTATGGTACGTCATACGGGACGGCTCTCGGGGGCCGCTATGCCAGCCTGTTTCCTGATCGTACCGGTCGTATGATACTTGATAGCGTCGTGGATATTACTCTTCCATTGGCCGAGACTTCCCCCGCCCAGGCTCCTGCATTCCAAAAGATACTGGATGAGATCGTTGCCCCCTATGTCGCTGCCCGTAACGACGTACTCGGCTTGGGCTCGAACGCGGACGACGTCAAAAAGATCGCCAGGAGCGGTCTTGCGTGGCTCACAAGCTGGCTTGGCGAGACCATGTCTCGTTCGCTGTATGCTCAATGGCAGATAGATGACGTCGTCGCAGATTTGGCGGTGGCCAAGGGAATAAACAAGGTACTTACGGCGAATCCAATGATTTCCTCCGATGCCCTCCAACGCGAGATAGCCTTGCTGCATTTCTTTCCACAAGAGAGTGAGGACGCAGAAGCTACCGCGCAAAAGAAAGCTAAGGACGCGGTTAGCACATACGCTGCCGCAGTTTCCGGGACGACACAATCTGTGCATCTCGACGGCACGGACGGCACGTACTGGTCCGTCGTCTGCAATGATGGAGCCCTGATCCACCCCAGCGAGAAGTACTGGACCGACCTCGGAAATGCGCTTGCGCAGTCTGCGCCGCTTATTGGTGGTATGTATTCGGATCTGCCGTGTCTGTACTGGCCGTTCAGTGCGCGAAAGCCGCCATCGTTTGTTCGTGCCGCGATGCTATCGTTCCTCCTGCTGCAGGACGAAAACGATGGCCCCACCCCTCTGTCGGGAGCGCGCGCGACTGCCGCCGTATTGAAAAATTCACGGCTTGTGGTTCAGAGCACGACGTACGACCATGGAGTTGCGTTCACCCGCAGCGAATGCGTTAGCGGTTACATGGCAGACTACCTGCTGCAAGGCACATTACCTAACGAGGGCACCATGTGTGCAGGAAGCGGCCTGTCCACATCGACATCAACTACCACTATAAACAGCAAACGTGCCGTTGGCGCCAGAGCAGAAGAGTACCGAACGGATATGTACACCGATGATGTCGAGGCAGAAAAGACTCTGCAGAAGCTGCGAAAGATGATCAGATAG